The genome window GACCAGGTTGGCCCCGGAGAGGTCGAGGTTGGTGACGACGGGCAGGCCGAGGTCGGTGCCGTCGTTCTTCCGCAGCAGATGCAGGCGGGCACCGGTGACGGTGAGCACCTCCGGGCTCGCGCCGCCGAGCATCTGGACCGCCCCGCTGATCGGCCCCTCCTTCTTGAAGCCCGCGTACGGGCCGAGGTTCCCGGAGAAGCCGGTGCCACCGTTGCCGAGTCGGACGTAGCCCTTCTTGTTCGCGTTGCGGTAGATGATGTCCGCGCGCCGGTCGCCGTTGAAGTCAGCGACCGCCAGCGAGGACGCACTCTGCCAGCCACTCCCGAGGCTGCGTCGCGCGGCGAACGCGGCGCGCCCGTTTCCGGCCATCCACCACAGGCCGCCATGGGTGTCGCGGGCGACGAGGTCGGCGCGGCCGTCGCCGTTGATGTCAGCGGCGCTGATCCAGTTGTAGGCCGCATAACTGGCACTGCCGAGGTTCCGGGCGCGGCTGAAGGTGCCGTTGCCCCGGCCGAGGAGGAGCCTGAGGCGACCGCCCTTGGTGATCCGCGAGGCCACGTCGTTGAGGTGATCGCCGTTGACGTCACCGAGCGGGATGATGAGGTTCCGACCCCGCGCCTTCCTGGTCTTGTGGGTCGCCCTGCCGAACGTGCCCGCGGCGGTGCCGGGACGGATCGCCAAGTCACCCTTCGCGTTCCATGCCACGACGTCCGCGCGGCCGTCGCCGGTGAGGTCGGGCGAGAGCACGAAGCGGCTACCAGAAGCGCCCTTGGAGGCGATCACGCCGTTGAACCCGGACTGGCCGGTCGTCGGGATGATCACCGCACGCTTGTCGGACGTACGCCGCGCGATGATGTCGGGTTGCGCGGTCCCGACCAGGTTGGAGTTCTTGCGGGCGAAGGCCCAGCCCTTCTGGAGCGCCGTCGCTGCGCGACGGATGTCGGCCATGCGTGCATAGAGGTACTTGCCCGGGCAGGCGGTCGCCTTGGTGTCACGGTGGGCCATGATCGAACTGGAGAAGGTACGGCCCTCGATCTTCACGTTCGTCGCGGCTGCGGAGACCCCGTGGAGGGAGAGCTTCCACGCGAAGAGGGCCGCGTAGGCACCGATGATCTCCTGGCTCGGCGTGGCGATGTCGTAGTTGCCGATCGCGCTCATGGCGAAGGAGTCGTTGTTGTAGTTCTCGGTGTGGGCACCGACGACGGGGCGGTCGACGCCGCCGTACCTGCCCTCCCAGATCCGGCCGAAGCGGTCGACGAGGAAGTTGTAGCCGATGTCGCGCCAGCCCTTGGACTTCACGTGGTAGGCGTAGATGCTGCGGATGATGCCGGGGACCTCGGCGGCGGTGTAGTCGTTGGCGTTCACGGTGTGGTGGACGAAGGCACCGTGGATGGTGCCGTACGACGGCGCCGTCTGCTCACGCAGCTTCTCGTTCGCTCCCCACTGGGCGCGGCTGTAGATGTAGGGCTTGGCCACCTTGCTGGCCGCCAGCGTGATCGCGTCCTCCGTGACCGGCGTCTCGTCCGCGGCAAGTGTGATCGCACCGGCTGAGGGCGCGGCGGAAGTCACGTCACGTGACGGGACCATCTCGCCGCTGGCGTCGGGAGCGGCATCGGGAATGGTCGGGAGGGTGTTGGTGTCGATGTCGGGCGTCTCCGCCTTGGTCGAGCTCGGCGTGCCGGGGTCGATGACCGCCAGCGTCATGTCCTGGGGCAGCTCCGAGCTCTTGACCTGGGCCTTCACCTGGACCTGGTCGACGTGACCGACCAGGGCCTCGTCGGTGCCGGGACGGGCCTGGGCCGCCTCCGCCGTGCCGGGGTCCGGCGCGTGCTCGTCGTGGTAATCGAGGTCCGCCCAGTCGGTCCACTCGCCGTCGGTCTGGGTGCGCACCTGGACGTTGATGTCGCCCTCGGCGATGTCCTGGCCGTGCTCCCACGTCACGCCGACCGTGCCGAAGCCATCGACGTCCTGCGGGTCGCTGACGATCGTGGTCGTGCCGGTCTTGACGTCGGCAACCGTCGAGGCCGCCAGGCCGCCGCTGCCCTTGACGTACACCGCGCTGCGCGCCGCGCCACCGGTGGTGGCCAGCGCCGGCTTCATGCCCGGCGCCGGCGCCGTGAGGGCCACCTCGCGCACGTCAGGGTCGACGGGCGCCGTGGGCACCTCGGCCGGCTGGTCGGCGATCGACTCATAGGCGGCGAGCGCCGTCGCGACGTCACTGTCCTCGGTCGAGACACCGCGAGTTGGGTGCTCGCGCACGACGTCGAGGGAGACGACGTTGGCCGCCGGCACGAGGGCGGCGAAGACGGCACCGAGAACCAGCAACTGCTGGCAACCGGCGATGAATCGGGACTTCTGGGCATGCATAGGAACGCTCCGGGTGTGCGGGGAAGAGTCACACGAGACAACAACTGTCACACCAGTAACGGAGGTTGTGAAGCATTCCTGAGTAACTACAAACGTGTAATTTCCAGCCCTGCGCAGGCGTGTCGCGAGATTAAAGTAAAATTACATGGATGTAGTTCGCGCCGAAATGTCGAAGGACCGCCCCGTAGGGCGGTCCTTCAGCGTGGCGCGCCAGCGCGGGCGGGAGCTCAGACGTCGGCGCCGAGCTCGTTGTCGGAGATCTGGTCGGCACCCTCGAGACCGAGGTCCTCCTCGTAGCCGACGTACCGGATGCCGTCGACCGCTGGGCCGTCGAAGCCCATCTTCCCCTTCTCGAGGACGATGACGCGGTCACACATGCGCGCGACGGAAGCCGCAGCGTGGCTGACATAGACGAGGGTGACACCGCTGTTGCGGACCTCCTCCATCTTGGCCAAGCACTTCTTCTTGAACGGCTTATCGCCGACGGCCAGAACCTCGTCGGCGAGGAAGATGTCGCCGTCGACGTGGATGGCCACCGAGAAGCCGAGACGGGAGTTCATACCGCTGGAGTAGGTGCCCACCGGGGCGTCGATGAAGCGGCCGATGTCGGCGAACTCGACGATCTCCTCGAGTTTGCGCTCGGTCTCCTTCTGGCTCATGCCCATGATCGCGGCGTTGAGGAAGATGTTCTCCCGACCCGAGAGCTGCGGGTGGAAACCAGCACCGGTCGCGATCAGGCCGGCGATGCGGCCGCGGGTCAGGACCTGTCCGGAGTCCGGCCGCATCGTGCCGTTGATCAGCTTGAGGAGCGTGGACTTGCCGGAGCCGTTGAGCCCCATCAGGCCCACCGACTCACCCTGCTCGATCTCGAAGGAGACGTCGTCGACGGCCGTGAAGGTGTCGCTGATCTCCTGGCCCCGCAGCATCGCGACCGTCATCTGCTTGAAGGTCTTGTGGTAGCGAAGGGTGAAGTTCTTGGTCGCGTGGTCGACCTTGATCGCAGTCGCCATCAGAGTCGCTCCGGGATCCGCTTCTCGAACCTGCTGAACACAAGTTGTCCGATCACCAGGACGATGAGACTCAGCGCAAGCGTGAGAGACCCGCGGAGCACCATGTGGTCGGGCATCACGGCGATGGCGGTGGTGCCGTCATCGCCCGTCGTGACCCAGAAGGCGCGCTGCATGAAGAGCACCGCCATTGCGATCGGATCGGCGAGGTACACGTTCTCCAGCCAGGTCGGGAGCGCCTTGTGGACCATCTCGTAGGAGTACACCATCGGCACCCCCCAGCGGACGTAGTTGGTCACGATGCCGACGAAGCTGCCGAAGTCACGGAAGAACACGTTGGCGACGCTGAAGAGCAGCGCGAGAGCTGTGCCGAGCGCCATGGCCAACGCGACGGCGAAGCCGAGGCCGACGGCCGTCATGGCGTCCGGGTGCCAGCCGGTGAAGAGGCAGACGATCACCATGATGACCAGCTGCGGGCCGACGTGGACCAGCGAGACCAGCATCGCCGACACGGGAAACATCTCGCGGGGCAGCGCCATCTTCGTCATCAGCGCCTTGTTGCGCACGATGGAGCGAGTTCCGGCGCCAAAGGTCTCGGTGAAGAAGTGGGTGACGATCAGGCCGGCGAAGACGTGGATCGGGTAGTTCGGGATGTTCCCGTGCGCCCCCATGATCTTGCCCATGATGAACCAGTAGATGAAGAACTGGCTCAACGGATTGAGATAGGACCAGATGAAGCCGAGCGCCGAGCCCTCGTAGCGCGAAGCGAGCTCGCGCTCGACGAGCAGCTTCAGCAGGTAGCGCCGCCGGAAGACCTCCAGCAGTCCTTGGCTGGCCGACGGGGCGACGAGCTCGCCCTCGACCACCCGAACCTGGCGCGCTGGCGCCTCGGTCGTCGTCCCCTCGGTCATGAGTCGCTCCGTGAGGAAACGAGCGCCAGCGAGGCCCGGAGCGGGGCGGCGAATGGCCGCAACGAATCTGTCATGCCTCGTCCTTCGTGTCCGTCCAGGGCTTGAAGGTCTCTGCCCACGTCTCGGGTGAGGTGATGTCCTTCAAGGCGGCACGGTACTGCTCAGCCAGAGCGGGCCACTCACGACGGTACCGCTCGTGGATCGCGAGGGTCCGCTTGAGCAGCTCGCGGTAACGCTCGGGGTCGCGTTGGTAGAGCGCGGCCGACGTGCCGTCGTTCATGGAGACGATCGCCGAATCGAAGCTGGAGAGCTTGTACCACTTGGCGTCCGCGGCCGGGACCTCCGCCTCGGGGTACGCCTCGGCCAGCGGCCGGGTCGGCTTGAACTGCCGGATCGGCGCCAGCGCGGCGCTGATCAACTGGGACCGACGACTCGGCACCTGCGAGATCGAGCGGCCCTTCTTCGGGGGCTTCGTCCGTCGCACCGGCGGCAGGTCGTCGCGGTCCGCGATGAGCCGGGCGTCGCTGAACTCCTTGCGGAACGCGTTGACCTCCGCCAACCGGGTCGGCAGCATCTCGTGGAGGTGCTGCGGGCCCTTGAGCACGTCCTCCATGGCCTGCAGCCGGAGCTCCGCCGTGGAGTACTGCATGGAGACCAGGTGGGCGATCTGGTTGTTGCGGCTCTCGCGCAGCAGCCGGCCGCCCTTGGGGTAGATCGAGTGCAGCAGCGCCGCCACGATGCGGTTGCGGTGGTGGAAGTAGGCCTGCCAGTCGAGCGCGTCGTTCTTGTCGCTCCACGGGACGTGCCAGACGGCCGCGCCCGGCAGGGTGACGGTCGGGAAGCCGTGCTGCTGGGCACGGAGGCCGTACTCCGAGTCGTCCCACTTGATGAAGAGCGGCAGGGACAGCCCGATCTCGCGCATGACCGCGAGCGGGATCAGGCAGGAGTACCACCCGTTGAAGTCCACGTCCCAGCGCTTGTGCAGCCACCGGGCGGAGCGGATGTTGCGCGTGGAGAAGTCCCAGGCGACGTACGCATCCTCGGGCGTGAGCCACCAGAAGCGCCACGGCTGGATGATCTCGCCGAAGCTGTGCAGCCGGGACCGGCTGTACAGGTTGAACATCATGCCGCCGACGATCGTGGGGCGACGTGACAGGTCGCCGAACACGACCTGTCGGATGACCGACTCCGGCTCGCAGACGACGTCGTCGTCCATCATGAGGGCGTACGTCGCCGTGCCCTTGGTGAGCGACTCGAGCTGCCCACGGGCGTAGCCACCGGAGCCGCCGAGGTTGCCCTGCTCGATGATGCGGAGCTTCTCCCCCAGCACCGCCTGGGCGGCCGGGAACTCGTCGGAGTCCTTGACCAGCTTGGAGCCCTGCTCCATCACGAAGACGGTGTCGAGGTACGGCGCCAGGTCGGCGTCACCGAGCTGCTGGAGGAGCTTGGCGCAGAACTCGGGGCGGTTCATCGTCGTGATGGCCATGTCGACCGTGCCGTGCTGGCCGCGCTCTGCGGGGACCTCCGCGGTCCACTCGGCGGAGACCACGGCTGGGCTCAAGCCCCCGACGACGTCGTACCAGTACCAGCCGCCGTCGACGAACGGGCCGAGCGAGAGCTCGAAGGTGAAGGTCGTCGCCTCCTGGCTCTCGGTGAAGGCGGCATCGACGCGCTGGCTGTTGCCGTTGGCGAGCGACTTGTAGACGATGACGTGCGCGTCGGCGCCCTCGACCGTCACGTTGAGCGTGACGGACTCGACGACGGTCCAGCGTCGCCAGTACGACGCCGCGAACCCGTTGAAGAAGGTGCCGAAGGAGACGCTCTGGCCCGGCAGGACCTTGAAGCGGGTGCGGTCGATCAGCTGCTCGGGCTGCACGCGGCGGCCCGACGAGGTCGCCTGGCGGATCTGGGTGTTGTTGATGTCCTTGGCGGCCTGGGTCCCGCCGACGACGTACTTGTCCTCATCGAGACGGGCGTCCTCGAGGTCGACGTACAGCGCCATCACCTCGATGTCGCGGTCCAGCGGCATGATCTGGCGCTGGAGCAGGCGGGTCACCGTCTGCTTCTCGGTCCGGGTCTCGGTCATGGTGCTCATTCGGCGATCCCTCCGGACGCGAAGGCTGCGCCGTCAGTGAAGTGGGGCTTGATCTTGTTGTCGTACATCGAGAGCGCGGCACCGATGGCCATGTGCATGTCGAGGTACTGGTAGGTGCCGAGGCGGCCGCCGAAGAGGACCATCGGCTCGGCCTTGGCCAGGTCGCGGTACTTGAGCAGCATGGCGCGGTTCTCGGCCGTGTTGATCGGGTAGTAGGGCTCGTCACCCTCCTCCGCGAAGCGGCTGTACTCGCGCACCACGATGGTCTTGCCCTTCGTGTAGCGGTCGGCACGCTCGGGGTGGAGGTGCTTGAACTCCAGCTCACGGGTGAAGGGGACCTCCGGGTCGTTGGCGTTGACCACGCCGGTGCCCTGGTAGTCGTCGACGTCGAGCGTCTCCTGCTTCAGGTCGACCGTACGCCACGAGAGCCGGCCCTCGGCGTAGCCGAAGTACTCGTCGACCGGGCCGGTGTAGACGATCGGGACCGTGCCCTTGAACTCGTCGATGACGTCGAAGAAGTCCGTCTCCAGGCGGAGTTCGATGTTGGGGTGGTCCGCCATCCGCTCGAGCCACGCGGTGTAGCCGTCGACCGGCAGGCCCTCGTACTTGTCGTTGAAGTAACGGTTGTCGAACGTGTAGCGAACCGGGAGGCGCGTGATGATGTCGGGCGAGAGGTCCCTCGGGTCCTTCTCCCACTGCTTCGCGGTGTAGCCCTTGATGAAGGCCTCGTAGAGCGGGCGCCCGATCAGGGAGATCGCCTTCTCCTCGAGGTTGGTCGCCTCGTCGGTGTTGAACTCGGAGGCCTGCTCGGCGATCAGCGCGCGTGCCTCGTCGGGCGTGTGGCTGGATCCGAAGAACTGGTTGATCAGCGCGAGGTTCATCGGCAGCGGGTAGACCTGCCCCTGGAACTTGCCGTAGACGCGGTGGCGATAGTCGGTGAAGGCCGTGAACCGGTTGACGTACTCCCACACCCGCTCGTTGGAGGTGTGGAAGAGGTGGGTTCCGTACTTGTGCACCTCGATCCCCGTCTCCGGGTCGATCTCGCTGTAGGCGTTGCCGCCGACGTGCGGGCGGCGCTCGATGATGAGCACACGCCTGCCGAGGTCGGCGGCGACGCGCTCGGCGATGGTGAGGCCGAAGAGGCCCGAGCCGACGACGACGAGGTCAGGAAGATCGGTTGGCACGATCGGTCAGTCTACGAAAGGCCGGACCAGGGTCCGCATTGCCGCGCGGTGCACGATTAGTCTGTCCGGGATGAACATCACACGGGTGCTGCCCCAGACGGCCAGGCAATGGGGGCTGGCCTGGGCGTGCAGCCTCATCCTGGTCGTGGTCATGCTCGTCATGTCGGCCACCACGAACGTGCCGCTGCGCGACCCCGACAACGTGCTGCCGGGTTACATCCGCTTCCCGCTGATCGTCGTGGGCGTGCTGGCGGTCGACGTGCTGCCGCGGTGGATCCTGCGGATGAGCCGCGACCGGGTCGGTCCGGTGGACTCCTTCAAGGGCGTGATGCGCGACCGCTGGCCCGCCTCGCACTGGTGGTTCGCCGCGAACGGTGTCGTCTCCTGGTACGTCTGCTACGCCGCCTTCCGCAATGTGAAGTCGATGGCACCGATCGCCAACCCCGGGCTGTGGGACGACCGCCTGGCGCATCTCGACCGCTTCTTCCTCGGCGGCCACGACCCGGCCGACGTGCTGCACTCGATGCTCGGCCAGGGCTGGGCCGCCCACCTGCTGTCGGACGTCTACTTCCTCTGGATCGCGATGGTGCCGGTGTCGATCGCGGTCGCGCTGGTGTGGACGCGGTTCACGAGCGCGGGCGCCTGGTTCGTCACCGCCGTCAGCGTCGACTGGCTGCTCGGTGCGCTCCTCTACTACGTCATCCCGACTGTCGGCCCGATCTACTCCGACCCGAAGACCTTCGCGCACCTGCCGCACACCTACGTGACCGAGCTCGCGAGCTCGATGTGGGATGACCGGGTCAAGGTCTTGGCCGACCCGACGACGTACGACGGGCTGCAGACGATCGCGGCCTTCCCCTCGCTCCACGTCGGGATCATGGTGACGATCACCCTGACCGTCGTGCTGATCCGGGTGCCCCGGATCGTGCGGATCGCGGCCTACGTGATGCTCGTCCTGACGATCCTCGCGACCGTCTACCTCGGCTGGCACTTCGGCGCCGACGTCATCGGCGGGGCCCTCCTCGGTGCCTTCGCCGTCTGGGCCGCGGCCATGGCGACCGGCAACCACGAGGGCTGGCGCCCGGCGCTCAGGCCGCAGGAGGCCCAGGAGCTGGACGAGCTCGCATCGAGCGCGCTGACCACACGGCCCTGAGGACGTTGCGGGCCTCGCCTCGTCGTCCGCGCACGATGCTGAGCAGCGCGACGGCGAGGGCGATGAACCACGGCTTGAGCCGGACCGCGGCGTTGGCGCCATAGCGGAAGTGCACCGCGAAGAGGTTGCGGTACATGTAGAAGCCCTTCCAGCCGGCGAGGTCATGCTGCTGGCTGAAGTCGATCTGGCGGATGAGGCGCGCGTCGCGGATCCCCCAGATGGTCCGACCGGTCGCTCGCGCGCGCAGGGCGTAGTCGACGTCGTCGTAGAAGATGAAGAAGCTGTCGTCCGGGAGGCCGATCTCCTCCACGACCGAGCGCCGGATCATGAAGCCCTCGAAGGCGACGTTCTCCAGCTTCACGCGCTCCGGCATGTCAGCGCGGGTGCCGTACGTCGACACGACACTCGCCGTCTTCGGCTTGATGTGCAGCGGGTTGGTGAGGTCGAACCGCAGGGCGGCGTACTCCGCCAGGTCGCCCTTGGTGCCCTCGCGCACGGCCATCAGGCAGTCCTCGTCGTGGGCCAGGAGGACGGTGAGGCAGTCGGGCGAGGGGATGACGTCGTCGTCCATCAGCCAGATCCGGTCGAACCCCTGGTGGTAGGCGGCCTCGACGCCCTTGCGGAAGCCGCCTGCGCCCCCGAGGTTGTCGGGGCTGGTGATGACCTGGAGTCCGGCCAGCGTGCTCGCGCCGAGCACCTCCGCGGTGCGGTCGCTGCTCGCGTTGTCGACCACGATCACGGCCTCCGCCGGTGTCTCGAGTCGCGCGAGCCCGAGCAGCATCTGCTCGAGCAGGTCGGCACGGTTGTACGTGACGACGACGATCGCAACCGTCTCGCTCATCGCAGGAACCTCTCGTGTCCCGTGAAGTCGCCGCGCAGAGCCGCCCACCATCCCTTGATGCTCAGTGCGATGCGAGCTGGCTGGCGGCGGGTGAACGTGTAGAACCACAGCGTCTTGGTGACGAAGGCGAGCGCGTGCGGCCAGCCCTTGTAAGTACGCAGGTTGAGCAGGTTGTTGCGCGCCATGCAGTAGTGCTTGAGGTCGCTCGGGCTGTGATTGTAGGTCGTGCGGCCGAACATCATCGGCGTGCCCAGCTCACCGACGCTCGGGTGGAGGAACCGCGCGCCCGTAACGGTCGCGATGCGGGCACCCGCCGCCTCGGCACGCAGGCGGTACTCGTGGTCGTCGCCCCAGATGAAGAACTCCGCGCGCGGCACGCCGATCCGTTCCACGAGCTCGCGGGTGACGAGCACGCCGTTGAACGGGATGACGATGTCCTTGAGGATCCCGCCGGTCGCGGCCTGCTCGACGCTCGCCACGTCGTGCGCGACCTTCGTGCCACCCGGCAGTCGGATCGGGAAGACCAGCCGCCCCGGGTCGGCCTCGTCCACGACGATCGGGCCCCAGAAGTCGAGGCCCTCCGCCGTCAGCAGGGTCGCCAGGCATCCGTCAGCAGGTACGCCGTCATCGTCCATCAGCCACACCAGGTCGGCGCGGCGCTCCACGGCCCACGACAGTCCGGTGGCGAAGCCACCGGCCCCGCCCGTGTTCGTGGCCAGCGTCCGACCGAGCACCTCGGCCTTCTCGCCCACGAGCCTGTCGCCCGCATCGAGGCCCACGAGCCACTCCCCCGTGCCGTCCGTCGACGCGTTGTCGACCACGAGGATCTCGTCGAGCTCCGCCGTCCGCTCGAGCACTTCCACCAGCCGCTGGACCAGGGCGAGGCGGTTGTAGGTGACGACGACAGCGATGATCCGGCGGCCCTCAGTCACGGCCGCAACCCTAGCCGGGGCCCGCCGAGTCCGGGGTTTCTGCCATCGATTACGACGGCCGGTTTCGGTCCCGCACGTCGCTGCGCCAGCTGTCGGGGACTACGCCAAAGGGACCACCCAAAGGGACCACCCAAAGGGTCCAGTCAAAGGGACCACCGGCTGGCGGCGCCGGCGGTCAGAACCCAACTACACCTACCGACGCCTCCCCAACGGTCAGGTGCCTTCACGCGCAAGACGTAGGCCAGCCGGAGGTCAGCAGGAGGCGGCGAGGTCGTCCGACTGGTTCGCGGCGTAGCCGGTCTTGAGGGAGCCGATCGAGCCACCGGTGATGACCGGGTCGGAGGAGCTCTCGGTGTCCGTCGCGGTGGTGGTCGACGTACTGCCGGCGGGCTTGGCGACCTTCTTCGTCGCCTTCTTGCCGTCGATCGCGGCGGCGATCATCCGGCGGATCTTCGCCTCGTTGGGCTTCGAGGTGATGATGGCCGGCGGGACGAGGGAGACGGTGGCGATCTTCTGCTTCTTGGCCTTGAGGGCGAGCGACACGAAGTTGCCGACCTCGCTCGACGGGATCGACGTCGACACCATCGAGGACGACGCATCGGCGATCTTGGAGAAGTGTGTCAGCACCGTCTGCGGCGACAGCTGCGAGAGCATCGCGCCCATCACGCACTTCTGCCGGGCCATGCGGGAGTAGTCGTCGGAGGTGGCGCGTGAGCGCGAGTACCAGAGCACCTGCTCGCCCGACAGCTTGCGCGTGCCGGCCTTGATCCAGCCGGTGATCTCGCCGGTCTTGCCGATCGGGACGTCCTGGCGGACGTTGATGGTCACGCCACCGACGGCGTCGACGAGCTCGTGGAAGCCGTGCATGTTGACCATCGCCCAATAGTTGATGTCCAGGCCGGTGATGCCCTCGACGCCCTCGATGGTCGCCTCGACGCCGGGCTTCTTGTAGCCCTTGAAGAGCGCGGTGTGGTCCATCGCCCAGGTGGACAGGCCGTTGAGGTACTTGCCGTTGCCGCCCCAGCCGTCGGGGAACTGCTCGGCCATGACCGAGCCCGGCTTGAACTTGAAGTTGCTCATGTTGCGCGGCAGGCCGACGAGCACGGTCTTGCCGGTCTCGGCGTCGATGCTCGCGATCGTCATCGAGTCGGGGCGCAGGCCGGTGCGGCCGGCACCCTCGTCGCCGCCGAGGAGCAGGATGTTGAAGCGCCCGTCGTGCGCGCCGGTCACCTTGGTGCCGGAGAACATCGAGACCATCAGGCCGCGCTGGACGCCCACCATGTGTG of Nocardioides sp. Kera G14 contains these proteins:
- a CDS encoding FG-GAP-like repeat-containing protein, which translates into the protein MHAQKSRFIAGCQQLLVLGAVFAALVPAANVVSLDVVREHPTRGVSTEDSDVATALAAYESIADQPAEVPTAPVDPDVREVALTAPAPGMKPALATTGGAARSAVYVKGSGGLAASTVADVKTGTTTIVSDPQDVDGFGTVGVTWEHGQDIAEGDINVQVRTQTDGEWTDWADLDYHDEHAPDPGTAEAAQARPGTDEALVGHVDQVQVKAQVKSSELPQDMTLAVIDPGTPSSTKAETPDIDTNTLPTIPDAAPDASGEMVPSRDVTSAAPSAGAITLAADETPVTEDAITLAASKVAKPYIYSRAQWGANEKLREQTAPSYGTIHGAFVHHTVNANDYTAAEVPGIIRSIYAYHVKSKGWRDIGYNFLVDRFGRIWEGRYGGVDRPVVGAHTENYNNDSFAMSAIGNYDIATPSQEIIGAYAALFAWKLSLHGVSAAATNVKIEGRTFSSSIMAHRDTKATACPGKYLYARMADIRRAATALQKGWAFARKNSNLVGTAQPDIIARRTSDKRAVIIPTTGQSGFNGVIASKGASGSRFVLSPDLTGDGRADVVAWNAKGDLAIRPGTAAGTFGRATHKTRKARGRNLIIPLGDVNGDHLNDVASRITKGGRLRLLLGRGNGTFSRARNLGSASYAAYNWISAADINGDGRADLVARDTHGGLWWMAGNGRAAFAARRSLGSGWQSASSLAVADFNGDRRADIIYRNANKKGYVRLGNGGTGFSGNLGPYAGFKKEGPISGAVQMLGGASPEVLTVTGARLHLLRKNDGTDLGLPVVTNLDLSGANLVLNAGDWNGDGRGDVLYRATTGVLYLTLGNGAGTFTGAYRLGNFGSATLISAVGDMTGDGLPDLMAQTSSGMMVYPGNGATGITAAYPMYARVAGAAQIPAGTWDADRAPDVLIRKGNSLVLYKGNGPGGLSSPTALKRSVAGYDWVIGVGALDVTGHSDLVARDGNGTLWALYADAAGQLKTPRVLGYGFKGYDLAG
- a CDS encoding ABC transporter ATP-binding protein, producing MATAIKVDHATKNFTLRYHKTFKQMTVAMLRGQEISDTFTAVDDVSFEIEQGESVGLMGLNGSGKSTLLKLINGTMRPDSGQVLTRGRIAGLIATGAGFHPQLSGRENIFLNAAIMGMSQKETERKLEEIVEFADIGRFIDAPVGTYSSGMNSRLGFSVAIHVDGDIFLADEVLAVGDKPFKKKCLAKMEEVRNSGVTLVYVSHAAASVARMCDRVIVLEKGKMGFDGPAVDGIRYVGYEEDLGLEGADQISDNELGADV
- a CDS encoding ABC transporter permease translates to MTEGTTTEAPARQVRVVEGELVAPSASQGLLEVFRRRYLLKLLVERELASRYEGSALGFIWSYLNPLSQFFIYWFIMGKIMGAHGNIPNYPIHVFAGLIVTHFFTETFGAGTRSIVRNKALMTKMALPREMFPVSAMLVSLVHVGPQLVIMVIVCLFTGWHPDAMTAVGLGFAVALAMALGTALALLFSVANVFFRDFGSFVGIVTNYVRWGVPMVYSYEMVHKALPTWLENVYLADPIAMAVLFMQRAFWVTTGDDGTTAIAVMPDHMVLRGSLTLALSLIVLVIGQLVFSRFEKRIPERL
- a CDS encoding glycosyltransferase, yielding MSTMTETRTEKQTVTRLLQRQIMPLDRDIEVMALYVDLEDARLDEDKYVVGGTQAAKDINNTQIRQATSSGRRVQPEQLIDRTRFKVLPGQSVSFGTFFNGFAASYWRRWTVVESVTLNVTVEGADAHVIVYKSLANGNSQRVDAAFTESQEATTFTFELSLGPFVDGGWYWYDVVGGLSPAVVSAEWTAEVPAERGQHGTVDMAITTMNRPEFCAKLLQQLGDADLAPYLDTVFVMEQGSKLVKDSDEFPAAQAVLGEKLRIIEQGNLGGSGGYARGQLESLTKGTATYALMMDDDVVCEPESVIRQVVFGDLSRRPTIVGGMMFNLYSRSRLHSFGEIIQPWRFWWLTPEDAYVAWDFSTRNIRSARWLHKRWDVDFNGWYSCLIPLAVMREIGLSLPLFIKWDDSEYGLRAQQHGFPTVTLPGAAVWHVPWSDKNDALDWQAYFHHRNRIVAALLHSIYPKGGRLLRESRNNQIAHLVSMQYSTAELRLQAMEDVLKGPQHLHEMLPTRLAEVNAFRKEFSDARLIADRDDLPPVRRTKPPKKGRSISQVPSRRSQLISAALAPIRQFKPTRPLAEAYPEAEVPAADAKWYKLSSFDSAIVSMNDGTSAALYQRDPERYRELLKRTLAIHERYRREWPALAEQYRAALKDITSPETWAETFKPWTDTKDEA
- the glf gene encoding UDP-galactopyranose mutase, which codes for MPTDLPDLVVVGSGLFGLTIAERVAADLGRRVLIIERRPHVGGNAYSEIDPETGIEVHKYGTHLFHTSNERVWEYVNRFTAFTDYRHRVYGKFQGQVYPLPMNLALINQFFGSSHTPDEARALIAEQASEFNTDEATNLEEKAISLIGRPLYEAFIKGYTAKQWEKDPRDLSPDIITRLPVRYTFDNRYFNDKYEGLPVDGYTAWLERMADHPNIELRLETDFFDVIDEFKGTVPIVYTGPVDEYFGYAEGRLSWRTVDLKQETLDVDDYQGTGVVNANDPEVPFTRELEFKHLHPERADRYTKGKTIVVREYSRFAEEGDEPYYPINTAENRAMLLKYRDLAKAEPMVLFGGRLGTYQYLDMHMAIGAALSMYDNKIKPHFTDGAAFASGGIAE
- a CDS encoding phosphatase PAP2 family protein; the protein is MNITRVLPQTARQWGLAWACSLILVVVMLVMSATTNVPLRDPDNVLPGYIRFPLIVVGVLAVDVLPRWILRMSRDRVGPVDSFKGVMRDRWPASHWWFAANGVVSWYVCYAAFRNVKSMAPIANPGLWDDRLAHLDRFFLGGHDPADVLHSMLGQGWAAHLLSDVYFLWIAMVPVSIAVALVWTRFTSAGAWFVTAVSVDWLLGALLYYVIPTVGPIYSDPKTFAHLPHTYVTELASSMWDDRVKVLADPTTYDGLQTIAAFPSLHVGIMVTITLTVVLIRVPRIVRIAAYVMLVLTILATVYLGWHFGADVIGGALLGAFAVWAAAMATGNHEGWRPALRPQEAQELDELASSALTTRP
- a CDS encoding glycosyltransferase family 2 protein — protein: MSETVAIVVVTYNRADLLEQMLLGLARLETPAEAVIVVDNASSDRTAEVLGASTLAGLQVITSPDNLGGAGGFRKGVEAAYHQGFDRIWLMDDDVIPSPDCLTVLLAHDEDCLMAVREGTKGDLAEYAALRFDLTNPLHIKPKTASVVSTYGTRADMPERVKLENVAFEGFMIRRSVVEEIGLPDDSFFIFYDDVDYALRARATGRTIWGIRDARLIRQIDFSQQHDLAGWKGFYMYRNLFAVHFRYGANAAVRLKPWFIALAVALLSIVRGRRGEARNVLRAVWSARSMRARPAPGPPAA
- a CDS encoding glycosyltransferase — protein: MTEGRRIIAVVVTYNRLALVQRLVEVLERTAELDEILVVDNASTDGTGEWLVGLDAGDRLVGEKAEVLGRTLATNTGGAGGFATGLSWAVERRADLVWLMDDDGVPADGCLATLLTAEGLDFWGPIVVDEADPGRLVFPIRLPGGTKVAHDVASVEQAATGGILKDIVIPFNGVLVTRELVERIGVPRAEFFIWGDDHEYRLRAEAAGARIATVTGARFLHPSVGELGTPMMFGRTTYNHSPSDLKHYCMARNNLLNLRTYKGWPHALAFVTKTLWFYTFTRRQPARIALSIKGWWAALRGDFTGHERFLR